The Coccidioides posadasii str. Silveira chromosome 2, complete sequence genomic interval TGTAAGTAATTACTTTCGGAGTAGAGTTTTGAATTAGCAGTTAATTCTGAAGTGCTAATAGGGTGCGGAGTACTGTGGCGTCAAATCTCCTTTTAATACGTTATATCCGACTTTATCCAAATGTCTTTAAAAGTTCTGGGTTGCTTCAGGAAGTATACCCAGATAGCCCAGACAAGCCATGTTATGTTGGGTAGTGCCTCCTGGCAGATAGGGAATTTCCAAGGTGCTAATATTCTGTAGCGGCTCCCTCCAGCGATTGTCAGAGAGACTCGAAAGTTTGATGTCTTTGGTCTTTGAAAGCTGTTGGTAAATCAATGCTTCCTTTGATAACTTCGCCGTGCTTCGCTTCCTGAGCTGTGCACATACGTTTGAAGCCTCTGCGGGATGCGAAGCAGAAGATGGTGAACGACTAACTAAGCAGCGCTTAATTCTTAGTTCGAACCTTGATTTGACGCCTCGGCGCGCGACAGAGTTCCAGAGACGCGGAAACAAACCTGCCAGCCTGAAGATCTAAACATGGAACAAGGCGACTAAAGTTTTGAAAATCGTGCCGGATCCTCTCGGCTGTGTGTTTGCAGGCGATTCCCATACTCGACCATGgccaaaaagagaaaagcagaATGCCTTGATGGAACAGAAGGTCGGGCAGCCCTCCCTTTCGCTGACGAGGCACATACCACAGTCACCACAGTTCCGACGAAGCGACATGATGGCCCATCCCGCTCTCGCAAACTTTCCCGTTCGAGCTCTTCCTCCGCTGCCTCATCTCGAGCATCAAGCGCTTCCCGCTCCAGCGTGAAGCCACCCGCAAAACCTACTATCCCCTGGCCCTCTGCATTCAAGGACCTATCCCAGACCCACCGTGCCCTGAACCTCGTATACACCTTCTGCTGCACAAGAAAGCACTTTGCAACCACATTTGAGAATATCAAATCATCTGTCGAAGCCCAGACAGGCGGGAAACGATTGACCGTTGAGGATGTGGCCAAGGTCAAGGTGCTGATCCCACGAGCAGTAAGGTTCGAGGCCGTGGATGCTGGTGTAGTGGACGTTATGAGCGTACCAGACTCGAGAGGGCTAAAATTAGGCAAGACTTGGGATGGCTGGGAGACGGAAGAATCAGGTAAGGATATGGAAGATGACGTGGAGATCGCTGGGAACAGCATGGATAAAAGTGAAGTCTTACTGTTTGAGTTTGTGGACGGAGACTTGAGGAGAGAAAAGAATATCGGAACGGCGACTCGAAGGCCGATGGAAGATAACCTGAAAATGCCAGTTTATAATCAGAAACATATGCTGACCCTGCTCGAGAAGCGGAATAAAAAGTTTTCTGATGCTATTGATACTTTTCTTTCTCGCTGCCAAGATGAAGGTGTCGACCCGGTCGCAAAACTTGAAGCTGAAAAGGATGTGTATCTCCCTGTCTCCGGCAGTCCTGGCATTAATACTCCCGCTGCTGCCAAGTTGCCTATGCAGATTCCCAAGGATCGAAAATCCATATCTGAAATTATCGCTGAGATTAGGGAGCAAGAATGGTACACGGGTCAGATTGTTCCGAATGGACATCGCGTTTTCGATGCCCAGCTGGCCATATACGGCGAATTGAATTTTCAACTTTCGCAGAATGTGGTCAATGCACTCTACAACACAAAAGGGATCACTCAGATATATTCGCACCAAGCTGAAGCCATCAACAACCTTCATGACGGGCACGACGTGATCGTTTCAACGTCAACTAGCTCAGGAAAATCACTGATCTACCAGGTGCCGATGCTTTGTGAGCTAGAAAAGGATAGCCAAAGCCGAGGGATGTATATATTCCCAACAAAAGCCCTTGCACAGGATCAGCGGCGGAATATGGAGGAACTAATGCAGTATATGGAAGGCTTAGAATATACCATGGTCGAAACCTTTGACGGCGATACACCAATGGAGCGGAGAAATGCAATTCGTGATGAAGCCAGGATCATATTTACCAATCCAGATATGCTCCACATTACAATCTTGCCACAGGAATCGTCTTGGCGTACCTTTCTCAAAAATTTGAAGCTCGTAGTCGTGGACGAGCTTCATGTGTACAATGGCCTCTTTGGCTCCCACGTCGCGTATATTATGAGGCGGCTGAGAAGGATATGCGCTTCTCTGGGGAATCATAGCGTGAGATTTGTATCCTGCTCTGCCACTGTCGCCAATCCAGAGCAACATATGAAGACTATATTTGGTGTGAACAAAGTCAAATTGACCGACTTTGACGGATCCCCTGCTGGCCGTAAGGAATTCATCTGTTGGAATACCCCCTTTAAGGATCCTGGTGACCCTAGCTCTGGTCGTGGCAACTGTTTGTTAGAGTCGGCAAGGCTTTTTTGCCAGCTAATCCTCCGCGGTGTCCGGGTAATCGCTTTCTGTCGTATTCGAAAACAATGTGAATTCCTCCTAAGTGCAGTGAGAGATGAATTCCGTGCCTTAGATCGATCAAGCGTCGCCAAGTTCGTCATGGGCTACCGTGGTGGATACAGTCCCCAAGATCGGCGCCAGATTGAACGGGAGATGTTTGAAGGGAAACTCCTGGGCATAGTAGCGACTAGTGCCCTAGAACTTGGCGTCGATATAGGCTCTTTGGATGCAGTCATTAGCCATGGGTTTCCATTCTCGATCTCTAATCTCCGTCAACAAAGCGGGCGCGCGGGACGCCGAAATAAAGACTCACTTTCGATATTAGTAGGTGACTCGTACGCAACGGACCAACATTACATGCGAAACCCAGATGAGCTGTTCACAAAACCCAACTGCGAGTTGCAGGTCGATTTACAGAATGAGCTAGTCCTCGAAGGCCACCTCCAATGTGCAGCATTCGAGATGCCTATTCatcctgaagaagatgagcaATACTTTGGCCCTCAACTAGCTCAGCTGGCTTCCACCCGTTTAGTACGGGATAATATGGGGttttaccattgtcatgAACGATT includes:
- a CDS encoding uncharacterized protein (EggNog:ENOG410PFZG~COG:A~BUSCO:934at33183) produces the protein MAKKRKAECLDGTEGRAALPFADEAHTTVTTVPTKRHDGPSRSRKLSRSSSSSAASSRASSASRSSVKPPAKPTIPWPSAFKDLSQTHRALNLVYTFCCTRKHFATTFENIKSSVEAQTGGKRLTVEDVAKVKVLIPRAVRFEAVDAGVVDVMSVPDSRGLKLGKTWDGWETEESGKDMEDDVEIAGNSMDKSEVLLFEFVDGDLRREKNIGTATRRPMEDNLKMPVYNQKHMLTLLEKRNKKFSDAIDTFLSRCQDEGVDPVAKLEAEKDVYLPVSGSPGINTPAAAKLPMQIPKDRKSISEIIAEIREQEWYTGQIVPNGHRVFDAQLAIYGELNFQLSQNVVNALYNTKGITQIYSHQAEAINNLHDGHDVIVSTSTSSGKSLIYQVPMLCELEKDSQSRGMYIFPTKALAQDQRRNMEELMQYMEGLEYTMVETFDGDTPMERRNAIRDEARIIFTNPDMLHITILPQESSWRTFLKNLKLVVVDELHVYNGLFGSHVAYIMRRLRRICASLGNHSVRFVSCSATVANPEQHMKTIFGVNKVKLTDFDGSPAGRKEFICWNTPFKDPGDPSSGRGNCLLESARLFCQLILRGVRVIAFCRIRKQCEFLLSAVRDEFRALDRSSVAKFVMGYRGGYSPQDRRQIEREMFEGKLLGIVATSALELGVDIGSLDAVISHGFPFSISNLRQQSGRAGRRNKDSLSILVGDSYATDQHYMRNPDELFTKPNCELQVDLQNELVLEGHLQCAAFEMPIHPEEDEQYFGPQLAQLASTRLVRDNMGFYHCHERFRPQPARCVQIRDVEQEHYAVIDTTNNRNAVIEEVEDRRVFFTLYEGAIFLHQGHTYLVKELNTTLRFARVVRVQVDWTTRQRDFTDIDPIETEAIRKISDKSNSRAFFGAIKIHTVVYGYFKVDKKGRILDAVALDNPPIDIFSKGLWLDVPKQALEILASHNLNAAAAIHAAEHAVMSLLPTFVISSPGDIRTECKVAVKELKKPSAQSQNNQEDRLPPPPRRQRPARLTFYDAKGGVSGSGIASKAFEFIDSLLRRAVARIESCTCITPRGCVECVCDERCPELNVVMSKAGAGVVLKSLLGMEIDVDALPWGEGEMGAQDVSYADGPEGRELPAGLATVVEAVEVRGKAGGVKVYE